A window of Rhizobium acidisoli contains these coding sequences:
- a CDS encoding sugar phosphate isomerase/epimerase family protein produces the protein MTQRLLIFQSLWAMERRHTDGFERTLDQNIAMISEAGFDGISAHYTNRGDVVALDEAIRGTGLKIEGVCFPRSVDDLRLPLELAAEFPVSHINLQPDIRPRRVDACLPLLDGWMRLAEDAGIPVFIETHRDRMTADLFFTLDLLDQRPDLPLLADLSHFLVGREFAFPVDEENHALIRRILENAHAFHGRIASREQVQIEISFPHHRPWVDLFLEWWEYGFRHWRSRAAEDAELIFTCELGPKPYAITGRDGNDSTDRWAEALTLRQLVHKLWAATA, from the coding sequence ATGACACAGAGGTTGCTGATCTTCCAATCGCTCTGGGCCATGGAGCGCCGGCACACGGATGGGTTCGAGCGCACACTCGACCAGAACATCGCGATGATCTCCGAGGCGGGCTTCGACGGCATCAGCGCGCATTACACCAACCGGGGCGATGTCGTTGCCCTCGACGAGGCCATCCGGGGCACTGGCCTGAAGATCGAGGGTGTCTGCTTCCCGCGCTCTGTCGACGATCTGCGTCTGCCGCTGGAACTGGCCGCGGAGTTTCCGGTCAGCCACATCAACCTGCAACCCGATATCCGCCCGCGCCGCGTCGATGCCTGCCTGCCGCTTCTTGATGGCTGGATGCGGCTTGCTGAAGATGCCGGCATTCCCGTGTTCATCGAAACACATCGCGACAGGATGACCGCGGACCTGTTCTTTACGCTGGATCTGCTCGATCAGCGTCCCGACCTGCCGCTGCTGGCCGACCTGTCGCATTTCCTCGTCGGCCGCGAGTTCGCCTTTCCGGTCGATGAGGAAAACCACGCTCTGATCCGACGCATCCTGGAGAACGCCCACGCATTTCACGGCCGGATTGCCTCGCGTGAACAGGTGCAGATCGAGATCTCCTTTCCGCACCACCGGCCCTGGGTCGATCTCTTCCTCGAATGGTGGGAATATGGTTTTCGCCACTGGCGATCCCGCGCCGCCGAGGACGCCGAGCTGATCTTTACCTGCGAGCTGGGTCCCAAACCCTATGCGATCACCGGCAGAGACGGCAACGACTCGACCGACAGGTGGGCTGAGGCCCTGACGCTGCGGCAGCTTGTGCATAAGCTCTGGGCTGCCACCGCCTGA
- a CDS encoding LacI family DNA-binding transcriptional regulator: protein MNKPNYRDIARHAGVGTATVERVLNGRGGVRPELVEKVIIAARALDYPRTLPDTHRGLLRIEVLMVRPETTFYQRLSAAFERIAATLDPLVIVHRSFTEEMKPEEIARRILSAGLRRAGLILAVPNHPVIGAAVEKVSAQGLPVVHVVTRASERTGEFVGIDNYAAGRTAALFISRMARRTGPVFAICHPIYQVHRDRIRGFSDYFLEHPGATSFQYLGFGLDEEHLGAELLSSALRIYPDLAGLYNAGGGNSALIAVLRRHARERGIFFVGHELTDYTRSALQDGIMDVVLDQAPEAQARRSLDLILRRIGLTDIKPDQAPIRFITITKEGL from the coding sequence GTGAACAAGCCGAATTATCGGGATATCGCCCGCCATGCCGGCGTCGGGACGGCCACGGTCGAGCGGGTCCTGAACGGACGCGGGGGCGTGCGCCCGGAACTGGTCGAGAAGGTGATCATTGCCGCGCGCGCGCTGGATTATCCCCGCACGCTCCCGGACACCCATCGCGGCCTGCTGCGCATAGAGGTGTTGATGGTGCGTCCTGAAACGACCTTCTATCAGCGGCTCTCCGCGGCATTCGAGAGGATCGCGGCGACCCTCGACCCGCTGGTCATCGTGCATCGCAGTTTTACCGAAGAGATGAAGCCGGAAGAAATCGCGCGCCGCATCTTGTCGGCCGGCCTGCGGCGCGCCGGCCTGATCCTGGCGGTGCCCAACCATCCGGTGATCGGCGCGGCCGTCGAGAAGGTCAGCGCCCAAGGCTTGCCGGTGGTCCATGTCGTCACCCGCGCCTCGGAACGGACAGGCGAATTCGTCGGTATCGACAATTATGCCGCCGGCCGGACGGCAGCGCTCTTCATCAGCCGAATGGCACGCCGGACCGGTCCGGTCTTCGCGATCTGCCATCCGATCTATCAGGTGCACCGCGACCGCATCCGCGGTTTTTCGGACTATTTTCTCGAGCATCCCGGCGCCACCAGCTTCCAGTATCTGGGCTTCGGTCTCGACGAAGAGCATCTCGGCGCTGAACTCCTGTCCTCGGCCTTGCGGATCTATCCGGACCTTGCCGGCCTCTATAATGCCGGCGGCGGTAATTCGGCGCTGATCGCTGTGCTGCGGCGGCATGCGCGCGAACGCGGCATCTTCTTCGTCGGGCATGAACTCACCGATTATACGCGCAGCGCCTTGCAGGACGGTATCATGGATGTGGTCCTCGACCAGGCGCCCGAGGCGCAGGCCAGGCGATCGCTCGATCTGATCCTGCGCCGGATTGGCTTGACCGATATCAAACCGGACCAGGCACCGATCCGTTTTATTACCATCACCAAGGAAGGGCTTTGA
- a CDS encoding NAD(P)/FAD-dependent oxidoreductase, giving the protein MDDIVIIGAGEAGTRAAFALREAGYSGPVTLVGAEPHLPYERPPLSKTVNDAVQMKLICAADALEAAGIAYLKGLSAAELDTGAATVRLSDGRVLRYEKLLLATGARPRRLTCPGAAHAFDFRTHTEAEAIFSRVAPGRSVAIIGAGLIGMELAAVLRGKDVAVNVIEAAPKPLGRAVPARFAEKLHARHVAEGVRFHLDRGVTAIGDDGVTLTDGSLVHADLVVSAIGVLPDIALADAAGLATGNGILTDACLRTSAPNVFASGDCAAVAEPGGGHVRYESWRNARTQAETAARNMAGTAETFAALPWFWSDQYDLGLQVAGLPQSSHRTVQRSAAEGELEFYLDDGRLVAAAGLGMGNGLARDIKLAEMLIAAGISPSPAELADPGVNLKMLLKSARAA; this is encoded by the coding sequence ATGGACGATATCGTCATCATCGGCGCCGGCGAAGCCGGCACCCGGGCAGCCTTTGCGCTGCGTGAAGCCGGTTATTCCGGGCCCGTCACGCTGGTCGGAGCCGAGCCTCATCTGCCCTATGAACGACCTCCCCTGTCGAAGACCGTGAACGATGCGGTGCAGATGAAGCTGATCTGCGCGGCAGACGCGCTCGAAGCGGCCGGCATTGCCTATCTCAAGGGCCTGTCGGCCGCCGAGCTGGATACCGGCGCAGCAACAGTGCGCTTGAGCGACGGAAGGGTGCTGCGCTACGAAAAGCTGCTTCTGGCGACCGGCGCGCGGCCGAGGCGGCTCACTTGCCCCGGTGCAGCGCATGCATTCGACTTCCGCACCCACACTGAGGCCGAAGCGATCTTCTCCCGTGTTGCACCGGGCCGGAGCGTGGCGATCATCGGCGCCGGTCTGATCGGGATGGAACTTGCAGCGGTTCTCCGCGGAAAGGACGTCGCGGTCAACGTGATCGAAGCCGCCCCGAAACCTTTGGGCCGCGCCGTCCCTGCCCGCTTTGCCGAAAAGCTGCACGCCAGACATGTTGCGGAAGGTGTGCGCTTTCACCTCGATCGAGGCGTGACGGCGATCGGCGACGACGGCGTCACCCTGACCGATGGCAGCCTGGTGCATGCCGATCTCGTCGTCAGCGCCATCGGAGTCCTGCCCGACATCGCCTTGGCCGATGCAGCGGGACTGGCCACCGGCAACGGCATCCTGACGGACGCCTGTCTTCGCACCAGCGCGCCGAACGTCTTCGCTTCAGGCGATTGCGCGGCGGTGGCCGAGCCGGGTGGCGGACATGTTCGCTATGAAAGCTGGCGGAACGCCAGGACGCAGGCCGAAACCGCGGCGCGAAACATGGCGGGTACAGCCGAGACCTTCGCCGCCCTCCCCTGGTTCTGGTCCGACCAGTACGATCTCGGCCTCCAGGTGGCAGGACTGCCGCAGTCCTCCCATCGGACCGTCCAACGTTCGGCCGCGGAAGGCGAGCTCGAATTTTATCTCGATGACGGGCGCCTCGTGGCAGCCGCGGGCCTTGGCATGGGCAATGGCCTGGCCCGGGACATCAAGCTCGCCGAGATGCTGATTGCCGCAGGCATCAGCCCCAGTCCCGCAGAACTGGCAGACCCGGGCGTAAACCTCAAAATGCTTCTGAAGAGCGCGCGGGCCGCATGA
- a CDS encoding SpoIIE family protein phosphatase has product MMEGRSLKRPAGIGFRAKFILVVGGAVLFDLLVSGGLALWNVQRLSRDATLEVGQGLEAASQEYIRTYADSTASQVSLLLRQVHSDVSTLAGVLQAQIDDPARNSDVGAAISRTSPGSVSLSYDPQGKWSQNAPGSVSVVSVWGYLLGQDRQPRPDVESDIRTSAVLDLVAPSLLQHGASKLQMYYIGSKERPIFRTAPYTDQAQTFDRLYPGHNEANFWDFFFPGLYESWQGWAKDMKTRPVADDITQTAPYTDAITGKLIVSFFHPLWTADRQDVAGTAGADITLDQLAQTVENVKVAQSGFGFLAMSDGNVVAINSTGEKTLGLRSASGASGTGVTGLERSLKGSSQPAIAKLALDREQGIQHLLLQQDGNEVPYIAIVKKLPATNLWVSGPVRQEAMLLGVVVPEREIDASLYAAQAKISEATNRIVLYQILAILMSLLIVTIAVFAASKRITSGISALAGAAKRIQAKDYSVRVAISSKDEVGEAGEAFNRMAEEISYHTENLEQLVEERTAQIEDAKEEISTLNAQLQRENRRLGTELAVAERIQLMVLPLDQELEDFQALEIAAYMRPAEEVGGDYYDVLKNGSRLKIGIGDVTGHGLESGVLMLMVQSVARALQEAGNTDAVEFLTHLNSALFKNIVRTKIDKHLTLAFLDYDGKEMILSGQHEEVVVVRANGEVERIDTMDLGIPIGLEADISAFIKTREIAFEKGDLILLHTDGVTEAENDAGELFGMDRLCCEAVRLRNLSAEKVVSEIVATLMLFIGSQKIYDDITLLAVRHR; this is encoded by the coding sequence ATGATGGAGGGGCGATCACTGAAAAGACCGGCAGGAATAGGCTTTCGGGCAAAGTTCATCCTGGTCGTCGGCGGAGCCGTCCTCTTCGACCTGCTGGTCAGCGGCGGGCTGGCGCTTTGGAACGTTCAGAGGCTGTCGCGCGACGCAACGCTCGAGGTCGGCCAGGGTCTCGAAGCGGCAAGCCAGGAGTACATCCGCACCTATGCGGATTCGACCGCGTCACAGGTGAGTTTGCTGCTGCGGCAGGTTCATAGCGACGTCAGTACGCTCGCCGGCGTGCTGCAGGCGCAGATCGACGATCCCGCGCGCAATTCGGACGTCGGCGCGGCAATCTCCCGCACATCTCCCGGCAGCGTCAGCCTTTCCTACGATCCGCAGGGGAAGTGGTCTCAGAACGCGCCGGGCTCGGTCTCGGTCGTCAGCGTCTGGGGTTACCTGCTTGGACAAGACCGGCAGCCAAGGCCGGACGTCGAGAGCGATATCCGCACGAGCGCGGTTCTGGATCTTGTTGCGCCGAGCCTGCTGCAGCACGGTGCTTCGAAGCTGCAGATGTATTACATCGGCTCGAAAGAACGGCCGATCTTCAGAACGGCGCCCTATACCGACCAGGCCCAGACCTTCGACCGCCTTTATCCCGGCCATAACGAGGCCAATTTCTGGGACTTCTTTTTCCCCGGACTTTACGAATCCTGGCAGGGCTGGGCTAAGGATATGAAGACGCGGCCGGTCGCCGACGACATCACCCAGACAGCGCCTTATACGGACGCCATTACCGGCAAGCTGATCGTCAGTTTCTTTCATCCCCTATGGACAGCCGACAGGCAGGATGTGGCCGGAACGGCCGGTGCCGACATCACACTCGATCAGCTGGCGCAGACGGTTGAAAATGTCAAAGTCGCCCAATCCGGCTTCGGCTTTCTCGCCATGTCCGACGGCAATGTCGTCGCGATCAACAGCACCGGCGAAAAAACCCTCGGCCTGCGGTCCGCAAGCGGTGCGAGCGGAACCGGCGTGACCGGCCTGGAGCGCTCCCTGAAGGGAAGCTCCCAGCCGGCGATCGCCAAACTGGCCCTCGACCGCGAACAGGGCATCCAACACTTGCTGTTGCAGCAGGACGGCAACGAGGTCCCCTATATCGCTATCGTGAAGAAACTGCCTGCGACCAATCTCTGGGTCAGTGGCCCGGTTCGGCAAGAGGCGATGCTGCTTGGGGTGGTCGTGCCCGAGCGCGAAATCGATGCCTCGCTCTATGCGGCCCAGGCCAAGATTTCCGAAGCGACGAACCGGATCGTCCTCTACCAAATTCTGGCGATCCTGATGTCGCTGCTGATCGTGACGATCGCGGTCTTTGCGGCCTCGAAACGAATAACCAGCGGGATCAGCGCCTTGGCAGGTGCTGCCAAACGCATTCAGGCGAAGGATTATTCGGTCAGGGTGGCCATATCGAGCAAGGATGAAGTCGGCGAGGCCGGTGAAGCCTTCAATCGCATGGCCGAAGAGATCAGTTATCACACCGAAAATCTCGAGCAGCTCGTCGAAGAGCGCACCGCTCAAATCGAAGATGCAAAGGAAGAGATTTCGACGCTGAACGCACAGCTGCAGCGAGAAAACAGACGTCTTGGAACGGAGCTCGCCGTCGCCGAAAGAATCCAGCTGATGGTGCTTCCGCTGGATCAGGAGCTCGAGGACTTTCAGGCGCTCGAGATCGCCGCCTATATGAGACCTGCGGAAGAAGTCGGCGGCGATTATTACGACGTCTTGAAGAATGGCAGCCGGCTGAAGATCGGCATCGGCGACGTCACCGGACACGGCCTGGAAAGCGGCGTGTTGATGCTGATGGTTCAGTCCGTCGCCCGCGCCCTGCAGGAAGCCGGAAACACCGATGCCGTGGAGTTTCTGACACATCTGAACAGCGCCCTGTTTAAAAATATCGTCAGGACGAAAATCGATAAGCACCTCACTTTGGCGTTTCTTGACTACGACGGAAAAGAGATGATCCTGTCGGGGCAACACGAGGAAGTTGTCGTCGTCAGGGCGAATGGTGAGGTGGAACGTATAGACACCATGGATCTGGGCATACCGATCGGGCTGGAGGCCGATATCTCCGCCTTCATCAAAACCCGTGAAATCGCGTTCGAAAAGGGGGATCTCATACTCTTGCATACGGATGGCGTCACGGAAGCCGAAAACGACGCCGGAGAGTTGTTCGGCATGGACCGGCTGTGCTGCGAAGCCGTTCGCCTGAGGAATCTGAGCGCTGAGAAAGTCGTTTCCGAAATCGTGGCGACACTCATGCTCTTTATCGGATCGCAGAAGATCTACGACGACATCACGCTTCTCGCAGTACGGCATAGGTGA
- a CDS encoding putative bifunctional diguanylate cyclase/phosphodiesterase, with amino-acid sequence MRKIRAASSALGQTQTEASTSIDRLLFFDRDFNPVENLLGNELPASVKPATSLWEHFPQLDKSAITLAFRSLDDSAQPLRISGDLGGPGAHGLTIYRIGELFAVVRSDELVDDERATLLHLATHDPLTGLPNRRQFSDDLAVLLQETAGSDETLSLMQLDLDDFKPVNDTLGHPAGDKLLQFAARRIQDCLTSDDRAYRLAGDEFTVISRGSGHPAKAHRLAEALVAAFKKPFTIDGIAVFVGTSIGISTAPPDGTNPEQLMKASDLALYAAKQDGRGRAKAFDAAMLELLEQRELLRRSLRMALDQQQFFVEYQPLAEGSRIVGFEALLRWHHPLLGKIPPAAFIPMAEADGMMPDIGAWVLEQACREAMKWPENYIVAVNVSAAEFLTSGLTDRISQTLDLVGLPPERLELEITESVLLERTVNNIDTLNTLNVLGIRISLDDFGTEYSSLSYLKTFPFDTIKIDKYFITDLETDPKSQTIVRCVVNLAHGLDMQVTAEGVETPAQAEWLHSVGCDRLQGYLVSRPLPVEAIGEFIDRAETSVSHALV; translated from the coding sequence ATGCGGAAAATTCGTGCGGCCAGCTCGGCCCTCGGACAAACACAGACAGAAGCTTCGACTTCGATCGACCGGCTTTTGTTCTTTGACCGCGACTTCAATCCCGTCGAGAATTTGCTGGGCAATGAGCTGCCTGCATCCGTCAAACCGGCCACGTCCCTTTGGGAGCATTTTCCACAGCTGGACAAATCGGCGATTACGCTCGCTTTCCGCTCCTTGGATGACAGTGCCCAGCCGTTGCGAATATCGGGCGATCTGGGCGGGCCGGGCGCACACGGGCTGACGATCTATCGGATCGGAGAGCTGTTTGCCGTGGTTCGCTCCGATGAGCTTGTCGACGATGAGCGCGCGACCCTTCTGCACCTGGCGACCCACGATCCGCTGACGGGGCTGCCGAACCGACGCCAGTTCAGCGACGATCTTGCTGTGCTGCTGCAGGAGACCGCAGGCTCGGACGAGACCCTGTCTCTGATGCAGCTCGACCTTGACGATTTCAAGCCCGTCAACGACACACTTGGGCATCCAGCCGGTGACAAGCTTCTTCAATTTGCCGCAAGGCGTATTCAAGACTGCCTGACCAGCGATGACAGAGCCTACCGACTGGCCGGCGACGAATTCACCGTTATTTCCAGGGGCTCGGGACATCCGGCCAAAGCGCATCGGTTGGCGGAAGCTTTGGTTGCCGCATTCAAAAAGCCTTTCACGATCGATGGCATCGCGGTCTTTGTTGGCACCAGCATCGGCATATCCACAGCTCCTCCGGATGGAACCAATCCGGAGCAGCTGATGAAGGCGTCCGACCTCGCGCTTTATGCCGCCAAGCAAGACGGGCGCGGCCGGGCAAAAGCCTTCGATGCCGCAATGCTTGAGTTGCTGGAGCAACGCGAATTGCTGCGCCGCAGCCTGCGCATGGCTTTGGATCAACAGCAATTCTTCGTCGAATATCAACCCCTTGCCGAAGGCAGCCGCATCGTCGGGTTCGAAGCGTTGCTGAGATGGCACCACCCGCTACTTGGAAAAATTCCACCGGCGGCATTCATTCCGATGGCCGAGGCCGATGGAATGATGCCTGACATCGGCGCATGGGTTTTGGAGCAGGCATGCCGCGAAGCGATGAAGTGGCCTGAGAATTACATCGTCGCCGTCAATGTCTCGGCGGCGGAATTCTTGACGAGCGGCCTGACGGATCGCATATCGCAGACGCTGGACCTGGTCGGACTTCCGCCCGAGCGTCTGGAGCTTGAGATCACCGAAAGCGTGCTGCTTGAGCGCACCGTCAATAACATCGACACCCTGAATACGCTCAACGTGCTGGGGATACGGATCTCGCTGGATGATTTCGGGACCGAATATTCTTCGCTCAGCTATCTCAAGACATTCCCTTTCGACACGATCAAAATCGACAAATACTTCATCACCGATCTGGAAACCGATCCGAAAAGCCAGACGATCGTCCGCTGCGTCGTCAACCTCGCACATGGCCTCGACATGCAGGTGACGGCCGAAGGGGTCGAGACGCCGGCTCAGGCGGAATGGCTGCACAGTGTGGGCTGCGACAGGCTTCAGGGCTATCTGGTGAGCAGGCCGCTTCCGGTCGAGGCGATCGGCGAATTCATCGACCGGGCTGAAACATCGGTGAGCCACGCGCTGGTATAG
- a CDS encoding sterol desaturase family protein — protein MDDLKFGKRNKRGDWAPNQPAETAPLFAFPPRLMAVLKWLPHYFLPWNLIFAVSALAYWAWVIPPVETMTSLSLGWIAWLYAVNAIAVFLFYGAFELHLYVLKRQENRFKYNGKFPADQKSNAFWFERQNLDNMLRTFLSGVTIWTAVEVGMLWAHANGYAPWLRFADNPWTLALVALVVPIIHEFHFFCIHRLIHTPLLYKWVHSVHHNSVNPSPWSSLSMHPVEHLLYFGTAFYHLFLPSNPILMLYQLHYAGFGAIPGHVGFDKVEIGKEQLVDSHAYAHYLHHKYFEVNYGDALIPLDKWFGTWHDGTPEGEAQMQERYRRRKEKLAARKASLEVGGAAE, from the coding sequence ATGGATGATCTGAAATTTGGCAAGCGCAACAAGCGCGGCGATTGGGCGCCGAACCAGCCGGCCGAAACCGCCCCGCTTTTCGCCTTTCCGCCGCGGCTGATGGCGGTCCTGAAATGGCTGCCGCATTACTTCCTTCCCTGGAACCTGATTTTCGCGGTCTCTGCGCTCGCCTATTGGGCCTGGGTCATTCCGCCCGTGGAGACGATGACATCGCTCAGCCTTGGCTGGATCGCCTGGCTCTATGCGGTGAACGCCATCGCGGTCTTCCTGTTCTACGGCGCCTTCGAACTGCATCTCTACGTGTTGAAGCGGCAGGAAAACCGGTTCAAGTACAATGGCAAGTTCCCGGCCGACCAGAAGAGCAACGCCTTCTGGTTCGAGCGCCAGAACCTCGACAATATGCTGCGCACCTTCCTGTCAGGCGTGACGATCTGGACCGCCGTCGAGGTGGGCATGCTCTGGGCCCATGCCAATGGCTACGCGCCGTGGCTGCGGTTTGCAGACAATCCATGGACGCTGGCGCTCGTCGCGCTCGTGGTGCCGATCATTCACGAGTTCCACTTTTTCTGCATACACCGGCTGATCCACACGCCTTTGCTCTACAAATGGGTGCACTCGGTCCACCACAATTCGGTGAACCCTTCCCCCTGGTCGTCGCTGTCGATGCATCCGGTCGAGCATCTGCTCTATTTCGGAACGGCGTTCTACCATCTGTTCCTACCCTCCAACCCGATCCTCATGCTCTACCAGCTGCATTATGCCGGTTTCGGGGCAATTCCCGGCCATGTCGGCTTCGACAAGGTCGAGATCGGTAAGGAGCAACTGGTCGATAGCCATGCCTATGCGCATTACCTCCACCACAAATATTTCGAGGTGAACTACGGCGACGCGCTGATCCCGCTCGATAAATGGTTCGGCACCTGGCACGACGGCACGCCCGAGGGCGAAGCGCAGATGCAGGAACGCTACCGCAGACGCAAGGAAAAACTCGCGGCCCGCAAGGCCAGCCTGGAAGTCGGGGGAGCCGCCGAATGA
- a CDS encoding MocE family 2Fe-2S type ferredoxin produces the protein MTWVSAGKLDDIEQEGAIRFDHGGRTYAIYRGPDDSVYCTAGLCTHEAIHLADGLVMDFEVECPKHSGAFDYRTGEALRLPACENLKTYPAEVIDGEVRVALA, from the coding sequence ATGACCTGGGTTTCAGCTGGCAAACTCGACGATATCGAACAGGAAGGCGCCATCCGCTTCGATCATGGCGGCCGCACCTATGCGATCTACCGTGGCCCGGACGACAGCGTCTACTGCACCGCCGGCCTCTGCACCCACGAGGCAATCCATCTCGCCGACGGATTGGTGATGGATTTCGAGGTGGAATGTCCAAAACATTCCGGCGCCTTCGACTATCGCACCGGCGAGGCCCTCAGGCTTCCCGCCTGCGAAAATCTGAAAACCTATCCGGCGGAAGTGATCGACGGAGAGGTTCGCGTGGCTCTGGCTTGA
- a CDS encoding type 1 glutamine amidotransferase domain-containing protein, whose translation MKILMVLTSHDQLGNTGKKTGFWLEELAAPYFVFRDAGAEVVLASPKGGQPPLDPKSNEPAFQTDDTRRFERDPSATAALANTLKLSDIDQADYDTVFFPGGHGPLWDLTNDRNAHTLIEETLAAGKPLALVCHAPGILTKVKAPDGGPIAKGRTVTGFTNSEEAAVQLVEVVPYLLEDVLREQGAKFSTTEDWAVHVVQDDQLITGQNPASSKQAARLLLHALGKQDAA comes from the coding sequence ATGAAAATTCTCATGGTTCTCACATCGCATGATCAGCTGGGAAATACCGGAAAGAAGACCGGATTCTGGCTAGAGGAGCTCGCCGCCCCTTATTTCGTCTTCCGTGATGCCGGGGCCGAGGTCGTGCTCGCTTCGCCCAAAGGAGGTCAGCCTCCGCTCGATCCGAAGAGCAACGAGCCGGCGTTTCAGACCGACGACACGCGCCGGTTTGAACGCGACCCGTCGGCAACGGCGGCGCTCGCCAACACGCTGAAACTGTCTGACATCGACCAGGCCGATTACGACACCGTGTTCTTTCCCGGCGGCCATGGCCCGCTCTGGGATCTGACGAACGACCGCAACGCCCACACGTTGATCGAGGAGACGCTTGCTGCGGGAAAACCGCTGGCGCTCGTCTGTCACGCGCCGGGGATCCTGACCAAGGTCAAGGCTCCGGACGGCGGGCCGATCGCAAAGGGTCGAACGGTGACCGGCTTTACCAATTCCGAGGAGGCCGCCGTGCAGCTTGTCGAGGTCGTGCCCTACCTGCTCGAAGACGTACTGAGAGAGCAGGGGGCGAAGTTTTCGACGACGGAAGACTGGGCGGTGCATGTCGTCCAGGATGATCAGCTGATTACCGGGCAGAACCCGGCCTCGTCGAAGCAGGCCGCACGCCTGTTGCTGCATGCGCTGGGCAAGCAGGATGCGGCCTGA
- a CDS encoding class I SAM-dependent methyltransferase translates to MNLLARPFTVHFDPTNQELLLSGKMRPESPNEIADALRLVRQSLEKYSGVVYLNVKRLTHINMTAFTALSDILTAHCRTRPERKIVIITSSVVAWSTSLFQTLATSQPNLSVEVYDSAFYPGQTFVEDESFIPILRTQTKMTWRHERELLPRHGLRNGLVMADICCGIGDFAALVQREFKPERLVALDHSVRSLDYARRVAADFDLQGIEYTYGDASQMLLRDNQFDFVTCRHSLQIFNRPEMLLRELYRICKPGGRVYITNEKNSHCLGEPHAETIKWTYEEVAKLFRHFDMDVEMGPKSRHLLADAGFDAIKVDCFMVTNLDGDPQDFADIIEAWENVYAGEMAVRRGDSVDFIRRFRQGFKDHVFAALHPKGYAGWPIWAASGRKPQ, encoded by the coding sequence ATGAACCTGCTTGCCCGCCCGTTCACCGTCCATTTCGATCCGACAAATCAGGAACTGCTGCTGTCCGGCAAGATGCGGCCCGAAAGTCCAAACGAGATTGCCGATGCACTCAGGCTGGTGCGGCAAAGTTTGGAAAAATACAGCGGCGTCGTTTACCTGAACGTCAAACGTCTGACGCACATCAACATGACGGCCTTTACAGCTCTTTCCGATATTCTGACGGCGCACTGCCGGACCAGGCCGGAACGGAAGATCGTCATCATTACGTCAAGCGTGGTGGCCTGGTCGACCTCATTGTTCCAGACCTTGGCGACATCACAGCCAAACCTTTCGGTAGAAGTCTATGATTCGGCGTTTTATCCGGGCCAGACCTTTGTCGAGGATGAGAGCTTCATTCCCATCCTGCGCACCCAGACGAAAATGACATGGAGGCACGAACGCGAGCTGCTGCCGCGCCACGGCCTGCGCAACGGTCTTGTCATGGCGGATATCTGTTGCGGAATTGGTGATTTCGCCGCTTTGGTTCAACGGGAATTCAAACCCGAACGGCTGGTGGCGCTCGATCATTCCGTACGCAGCCTCGACTATGCCCGCAGGGTCGCCGCCGACTTCGATCTGCAGGGGATCGAGTATACCTATGGCGACGCCTCTCAGATGCTGCTTCGGGACAATCAGTTCGACTTTGTGACCTGCCGGCATTCGCTGCAGATTTTCAACCGCCCCGAGATGCTGCTGCGCGAGCTTTACCGCATCTGCAAGCCCGGCGGCCGTGTCTACATCACCAACGAGAAAAATTCGCATTGCCTGGGCGAGCCGCATGCCGAAACGATCAAATGGACGTACGAGGAAGTCGCCAAGCTGTTCAGGCACTTCGACATGGATGTCGAGATGGGGCCGAAAAGCCGGCATCTCCTTGCCGATGCGGGCTTCGATGCCATCAAGGTCGATTGCTTTATGGTGACGAACCTCGACGGGGATCCTCAGGACTTCGCCGACATCATCGAAGCCTGGGAAAATGTCTATGCCGGTGAGATGGCGGTCCGGCGCGGCGACTCGGTGGATTTTATCCGCAGGTTCCGGCAAGGGTTCAAGGATCACGTCTTTGCCGCCCTTCACCCCAAAGGTTATGCAGGCTGGCCGATCTGGGCGGCTTCCGGGCGAAAGCCACAATGA